A genome region from Rhodanobacter thiooxydans includes the following:
- a CDS encoding dipeptidase, translating into MNLTVRLALLAALAWPAASPAQAAQDPPVTIDTHVDIPFNYMAEPRFDVGKDTRLLVDLGKMERGGLNAVFFVVWVPQHALDAAGYAKAVQQASQKYDGIGRMLMMYPDRIRLATTPEQLVANHKAGLLSATIEIENAYSLGHDLRRLDAAFDRGARSVGLVHVGNNDLCTSSLPDTEHSEPAMNSAGDQGMSAFGRAVVKRANQLGMLVDISHASDKCVRDALQASAAPIIATHSGARAVLDHPRNLPDELLRAIAAKGGVVQAVAYKEFLKHDPGREAAEKKLQEAVAKQAGEKAYDSDNDDYRPEMEAGMAEIQKTYPLATLDDYVKQIRHMVKVAGIDHVGLASDFDGGGGITSWKDASETRNVTAALRKAGFSDADIAKLWGGNLLRVWGEVERHAQH; encoded by the coding sequence ATGAACCTGACCGTCCGCCTCGCCCTTCTCGCCGCCCTGGCCTGGCCCGCCGCTTCGCCGGCGCAGGCCGCGCAGGACCCACCGGTCACCATCGACACCCACGTCGACATTCCGTTCAACTACATGGCCGAGCCGCGCTTCGACGTCGGCAAGGACACCCGCCTGCTGGTCGACCTCGGCAAGATGGAGCGCGGCGGCCTCAACGCGGTGTTCTTCGTGGTGTGGGTGCCGCAGCACGCACTCGACGCCGCCGGCTACGCCAAGGCGGTGCAGCAGGCCAGCCAGAAGTACGACGGCATCGGCCGCATGCTGATGATGTATCCCGACCGCATCCGCCTGGCCACCACACCGGAGCAGCTCGTCGCCAACCACAAGGCCGGCCTGCTCTCGGCCACCATCGAGATCGAGAACGCCTACTCGCTCGGCCACGACCTCCGCCGCCTCGACGCCGCGTTCGATCGTGGCGCCCGTTCGGTCGGCCTGGTCCATGTCGGCAACAACGACCTGTGCACCAGCTCGCTGCCCGACACCGAACACAGCGAGCCGGCGATGAACAGCGCCGGCGACCAGGGCATGAGCGCGTTCGGCCGCGCCGTGGTGAAGCGCGCCAACCAGCTCGGCATGCTGGTCGACATCTCGCACGCCTCGGACAAGTGCGTGCGCGATGCGCTCCAGGCATCCGCCGCCCCGATCATCGCCACCCACTCCGGTGCCCGCGCCGTGCTCGACCACCCGCGCAACCTGCCCGACGAGCTGCTGCGCGCGATCGCCGCGAAGGGCGGCGTGGTGCAGGCAGTGGCGTACAAGGAATTCCTGAAGCACGACCCCGGCCGCGAGGCTGCCGAGAAGAAATTGCAGGAGGCCGTGGCCAAACAGGCCGGCGAGAAGGCATACGACAGCGACAACGACGACTACCGGCCCGAGATGGAAGCAGGCATGGCCGAGATCCAGAAGACCTACCCGCTGGCCACGCTGGACGACTACGTGAAGCAGATCCGGCACATGGTGAAAGTGGCTGGCATCGACCACGTCGGCCTCGCCTCTGACTTCGACGGCGGTGGTGGCATCACCAGCTGGAAGGACGCCAGCGAAACCCGCAACGTCACCGCTGCGCTGCGCAAGGCCGGCTTCAGCGACGCCGACATCGCCAAACTGTGGGGCGGCAACCTGCTGCGCGTGTGGGGCGAGGTCGAGCGGCATGCGCAACATTGA
- a CDS encoding SH3 domain-containing protein codes for MRIPLLAATVLALAFAGAPLQARAANDALTVPPSGVLGVGEAQLTPTFWIGLQAEPDRVILDRAAIEAQNAKLLQVDPSMHDLRALPKTLSREQVAGWITALSERPDRPLFDVDGQPVPAATLDAMVGNLALGAIPAQQPTRYGLVVRRAALRTFPTALRVFSEKGDTDIDRFQETAEFPGTPVAIVHASADGRWLFVVSPRYAAWTGKENVAEGSAAQVFGYADKTPYRVITGATEHTVFTREQPAVSQLQLDMGARIPLVTDLPPDQPVNGQTPYTAHVLELPLRKADGTLAFTPALLQKNTDTAADYLPLTRANIIRQAFKFLGERYGWGHAYDGRDCSGFVSDVYRSMGVEMPRNTSRQAISPALEHRAFTTKDSREARIAAVQALEVGDLVYIPAHVMMVIGHLHGQPYVIHDTTGMSYRKADGSKARVKLNAVSVTPLLPLLFNDQQSYVERMTSIVRIRP; via the coding sequence ATGCGAATTCCCCTGCTTGCCGCCACCGTACTCGCGCTCGCCTTCGCCGGCGCACCGCTGCAGGCGCGCGCGGCGAACGATGCGTTGACCGTGCCGCCGTCCGGCGTGCTAGGCGTCGGCGAGGCGCAGCTCACCCCCACGTTCTGGATCGGTCTGCAGGCCGAGCCCGACCGGGTGATCCTCGACCGCGCGGCGATCGAGGCGCAGAACGCGAAGCTGCTGCAGGTCGATCCGTCGATGCACGACCTGCGCGCGTTGCCGAAAACGCTGAGTCGCGAGCAGGTCGCCGGCTGGATCACGGCGTTGTCCGAGCGACCGGACCGTCCGCTGTTCGACGTCGACGGCCAGCCGGTGCCGGCCGCCACGCTGGACGCCATGGTCGGCAACCTCGCCCTCGGCGCGATCCCCGCACAGCAGCCGACACGCTACGGCCTGGTGGTGCGCCGCGCTGCGCTGCGCACGTTCCCCACCGCGCTGCGCGTATTCAGCGAGAAGGGCGACACCGACATCGACCGTTTCCAGGAGACCGCCGAATTCCCCGGCACGCCGGTGGCGATCGTGCACGCCAGCGCCGACGGCCGGTGGCTGTTCGTGGTCAGCCCCCGCTACGCCGCGTGGACCGGGAAGGAAAACGTGGCCGAAGGTAGTGCTGCGCAAGTGTTTGGCTACGCCGACAAGACGCCATACCGGGTGATCACCGGCGCCACCGAGCACACCGTGTTTACCCGCGAGCAGCCGGCGGTATCGCAGCTGCAACTGGACATGGGTGCGCGCATACCGCTGGTCACCGACCTGCCGCCGGACCAGCCGGTCAACGGCCAGACGCCGTATACCGCGCACGTGCTCGAGCTGCCGCTGCGCAAGGCTGACGGCACGCTGGCGTTCACCCCGGCGCTGCTGCAGAAGAACACCGATACCGCCGCCGACTACCTGCCGCTGACCCGCGCCAACATCATCCGCCAGGCGTTCAAGTTCCTCGGCGAGCGCTATGGCTGGGGCCACGCCTACGACGGCCGCGACTGCTCGGGCTTCGTCTCCGATGTGTACCGCAGCATGGGCGTCGAGATGCCGCGCAATACCAGCAGGCAGGCGATCAGCCCCGCGCTGGAGCACCGCGCGTTCACCACGAAGGACAGCCGCGAGGCGCGCATCGCGGCCGTGCAGGCGCTCGAGGTGGGCGACCTGGTCTACATCCCAGCTCACGTGATGATGGTGATCGGCCACCTGCACGGCCAGCCGTACGTGATCCACGACACCACCGGCATGAGCTACCGCAAGGCCGACGGCAGCAAGGCGCGGGTCAAGCTCAACGCGGTGTCGGTGACGCCGCTGCTGCCGCTGCTGTTCAACGACCAGCAGAGCTATGTCGAGCGCATGACCAGCATCGTGCG
- a CDS encoding DUF819 domain-containing protein has translation MQVIHTVWPYLALMLLIAGLFPAIERRFGWKVFSVLPPIVLTYLFVTALAVSGLWQVNAEIKAAQSMLVSHLVPALLFLLMINCDLRAIWRLGPRVLGVFACTSLSLFVAFIATYLLYRHWLPGDAWQPLAALSGSWVGGSANMIAVKQAIGMSDTYLAMSLLTDALGYSMWVVVLFSVARLAPAFNRWTRAVSSGDIPLAPAKTKAPTTYDSVLLWLGMALAAAALAGWLADWLPASGMVSATTWTILLATGFGLVAAHTPLAEFPGASTISSAMLISVVAVLASQSNFEGIAAAPLYLLCGVTIIAIHAVLLVGFAKLFRFDLYLCGISSLAHIGGVAATPILAASYSAALVPVGILLALLGYILGTGFGLVVAMVLSALAGP, from the coding sequence ATGCAAGTGATCCATACGGTCTGGCCTTACCTGGCGCTGATGCTGCTGATCGCCGGGCTGTTTCCGGCGATCGAACGCCGCTTCGGCTGGAAGGTGTTTTCGGTGCTGCCGCCGATCGTGCTGACCTATCTGTTTGTCACCGCGCTGGCGGTGTCCGGGCTGTGGCAGGTCAACGCGGAGATCAAGGCGGCGCAGTCGATGCTGGTCTCCCACCTGGTGCCGGCGCTGCTGTTCCTGCTGATGATCAATTGCGACCTGCGCGCGATCTGGCGGCTCGGACCGCGCGTGCTCGGCGTGTTCGCCTGCACCTCGCTCAGCCTGTTCGTGGCCTTCATCGCCACCTACCTGCTCTACCGCCACTGGCTGCCCGGCGACGCCTGGCAGCCGCTGGCCGCGCTGTCCGGCAGCTGGGTTGGCGGCAGCGCGAACATGATCGCGGTGAAGCAGGCGATCGGCATGTCCGATACCTATCTGGCGATGTCGCTGCTGACCGATGCGCTCGGCTACTCGATGTGGGTGGTGGTGCTGTTCTCGGTGGCGCGACTGGCGCCGGCGTTCAACCGCTGGACCCGGGCGGTATCCAGCGGCGACATCCCGCTGGCGCCGGCGAAGACCAAGGCGCCGACCACCTACGACAGCGTGCTGCTGTGGCTGGGCATGGCGCTGGCGGCGGCGGCGCTGGCGGGCTGGCTGGCCGACTGGCTGCCGGCATCCGGCATGGTCAGCGCGACCACCTGGACCATCCTGCTGGCTACCGGCTTCGGTCTGGTGGCGGCGCACACGCCGCTGGCGGAGTTCCCCGGCGCCAGCACGATCTCCAGCGCGATGCTGATCAGCGTGGTAGCGGTGCTGGCCTCGCAGAGCAACTTCGAAGGCATCGCCGCGGCGCCGCTGTACCTGCTGTGTGGCGTCACCATCATCGCCATCCACGCGGTGCTGCTGGTCGGCTTCGCCAAACTGTTCCGCTTCGACCTGTACCTGTGCGGGATCTCCTCGCTGGCGCATATTGGCGGGGTGGCGGCCACGCCGATCCTGGCGGCGAGCTATTCGGCCGCACTGGTGCCGGTCGGCATCCTGCTGGCGCTGCTCGGTTACATCCTGGGTACCGGCTTCGGGCTGGTGGTGGCGATGGTGTTGTCGGCGCTGGCCGGCCCGTGA
- a CDS encoding transglutaminase-like domain-containing protein: protein MDTLLPVAPGICRRTRGLRLAAPLLALLLVVPFAHAENNKDGKAVTPIIAQIDAGHFKAAEAAIADALAQPGLTAGTRDALAFQRERMRRILLDFTLSADDVEARVHKQIPDLTDAEFAKWDAAGLFEHQLIDGRTLYFKRAPGNLFRLSPEAVARRAVRTPISDGPMEVLNDHQRAIYQAALAEHKSSVLPQRLRMTQTLSIDADAVPAGETVRAWIPYPQAVPGQQEDIRYVASMPAKHDIAPASAPQRTVYLEKPAVAGQKTVFSVTYELTLLAQYHALDPAKVTAEKITPELAPFVAERAPHIVFTDAMRAFSRKVVGDEKNPYRIAQKLFAAVDRIPWAGAREYSTISNISDYALHAGHADCGQQTLLLMTLLRLNGIPARWQSGMVYSDDGSRYSNIHDWGYLYLPPYGWVPMDVTTGRLQPKPGDDQALEWFYLGGLDNWRIAFNDDFGRRFQPSKRHFRSDDVDSQRGEAEWRGGNLYFDQLDYDFDWQVLPAAQGRSSN, encoded by the coding sequence ATGGATACGTTGCTGCCTGTCGCACCGGGAATATGCCGTCGCACTCGCGGCCTGCGCCTCGCTGCGCCCCTGCTCGCCCTGCTGCTCGTCGTGCCGTTCGCGCATGCCGAAAACAACAAAGACGGCAAGGCCGTCACCCCCATCATCGCCCAGATCGACGCCGGCCACTTCAAGGCCGCCGAAGCGGCGATCGCCGACGCACTGGCACAACCCGGACTGACCGCCGGCACGCGCGACGCGCTCGCCTTCCAGCGTGAACGCATGCGCCGCATCCTGCTCGACTTCACGCTGAGCGCCGACGATGTCGAGGCGCGCGTGCACAAGCAGATCCCCGACCTCACCGATGCCGAGTTCGCCAAATGGGACGCGGCCGGCCTGTTCGAACATCAGCTGATTGACGGCCGCACGCTGTACTTCAAGCGCGCGCCCGGCAACCTGTTCCGGCTCAGCCCCGAAGCGGTGGCGCGGCGAGCGGTGCGGACGCCGATCAGCGACGGCCCGATGGAAGTGCTGAACGACCACCAGCGCGCGATCTACCAGGCCGCGCTGGCCGAACACAAGAGCAGCGTGCTGCCGCAGCGCCTGCGCATGACGCAGACGCTGAGCATCGACGCCGACGCGGTGCCCGCCGGCGAGACGGTGCGCGCATGGATCCCCTACCCGCAGGCGGTGCCGGGCCAGCAGGAAGACATCCGCTACGTGGCCAGCATGCCGGCGAAACACGACATCGCGCCGGCGTCGGCGCCGCAGCGCACGGTGTACCTGGAAAAGCCCGCCGTGGCCGGGCAGAAGACGGTGTTCTCGGTCACCTACGAGCTGACCCTGCTGGCGCAGTACCACGCGCTCGACCCGGCCAAGGTCACCGCGGAAAAAATCACGCCGGAACTGGCCCCGTTCGTGGCCGAGCGCGCGCCGCACATCGTGTTCACCGACGCGATGCGCGCGTTCTCGCGCAAGGTCGTCGGCGACGAGAAGAACCCGTACCGCATCGCACAGAAGCTGTTCGCCGCGGTCGACCGCATCCCCTGGGCCGGCGCGCGCGAGTACTCGACGATCTCCAACATCAGCGACTACGCGCTGCACGCCGGCCACGCCGACTGCGGCCAGCAGACCCTGCTGCTGATGACCCTGCTGCGGCTCAACGGCATCCCCGCGCGCTGGCAGTCGGGCATGGTCTATTCGGACGACGGCAGCCGTTACAGCAACATCCACGACTGGGGCTACCTATACCTGCCGCCGTACGGCTGGGTGCCGATGGACGTCACCACCGGCCGCCTGCAGCCGAAACCCGGCGACGACCAGGCGCTGGAGTGGTTCTACCTCGGCGGCCTCGACAACTGGCGCATCGCCTTCAACGACGACTTCGGCCGCCGCTTCCAGCCGTCCAAACGGCACTTCCGTTCCGACGACGTGGACTCGCAGCGCGGCGAAGCCGAATGGCGCGGCGGCAACCTTTATTTCGATCAACTGGATTACGACTTCGACTGGCAGGTTCTGCCAGCGGCGCAGGGACGCAGCAGCAACTAA
- a CDS encoding TonB-dependent receptor codes for MNNTRTLRRTVLGTALGLALAAFGGPQVYAANNDGSVAGRTQAGATVVVTNPATGLTRTITADNDGNYRFPFLPVGQYTISASSSGQPVGPTRNVTVALGTTTTVDLGAANATSLATINVTGSVLPVIDVSSTESATIVSRAELARLPVDQNVTSVALLAPGVVKGNAAFGGISFGGSSIAENAFYVNGLNVTDFYNRNGFSEAPFAFYDQFQVKTGGYSVEFGRTTGGVVNAVVRSGSNEFKGGMEITLEPGNWHSRADDHYDASGRRYLTASRDQDSLVKTNVWASGPIVKDKLFIFAMYEARGSSPRNTNNAGTTLTSNNSHTGFWGTTIDWNITGSNVLQLMAFSDKNKNTGDVYGYDYDTNTTGTRTNQVFTDTGGKNWALTWTSYLTNDLSMKLMTGRNEREAFTHSQLDIDCNYVAANNAFRRLHDPGVRLGCTSSSSVYKRNDTRKQARADFEWTLGDHLVRFGYDHENDTSDYSRHYAGPGAYYYNLYAASAGSTISNGGVVPAGYDAYVRARRYEIAGTFTTKNAAYYIEDNWQLTPNLVINAGVRNDSFDNQDAAGRSYIKMSRQIAPRLGFSWDMKGDGSTKLFGNLGRYYLPVANVINIKQAGGLLDERTYYAFAGWEYKTLNGVQYAVPKLGPQIGAVDNSQGDGTVGDLRSEVDKNMDPVYQDEAILGFQQLITSQWSWGVSATYRRLHNAIDDMEITATPQCGGNGYIGWVMANPGKNVTVWGDTHCTGTADGWVTIDTSKQGWAMYDASGNYLGQRGWVKPKRTYAAVELQLNRAWDEKWAMNASYTMSWNRGNAEGPVNSDTDFDDTGRTENFDDPWVNLGGNGYLPNDRRHQFKLRGTYALTPHWQLGADVNAASGGPITGFGVGNPYDATNYHSYFICVQNCDSPVSENRVYQRSPRGKYGRLPWTFTLNAGISYILPFEGGEFRVKLAVYNLLNQKHTTAVDQDLQTSISNSTSDTFRQPLGFQSPRFTQLTMSVNF; via the coding sequence ATGAACAATACCCGGACATTGCGCAGGACCGTACTCGGCACGGCGCTCGGACTGGCACTGGCCGCCTTCGGCGGACCGCAGGTGTACGCAGCCAACAACGACGGTTCGGTGGCCGGCCGCACCCAGGCCGGCGCCACCGTGGTCGTGACCAATCCGGCCACCGGCCTGACCCGCACGATCACCGCCGACAACGACGGCAACTACCGCTTCCCGTTCCTGCCGGTGGGCCAGTACACCATCAGCGCCAGCAGCAGCGGCCAGCCGGTGGGGCCGACGCGCAACGTCACGGTGGCGCTGGGCACCACCACCACGGTGGACCTGGGCGCGGCGAACGCGACCAGCCTGGCCACCATCAACGTCACCGGCTCGGTGCTGCCGGTGATCGACGTGAGCTCCACCGAGTCGGCCACCATCGTCTCGCGCGCCGAACTGGCGCGCCTGCCGGTCGACCAGAACGTCACCTCGGTGGCCCTGCTGGCCCCCGGCGTGGTCAAGGGCAACGCTGCCTTCGGCGGCATTTCCTTCGGCGGCTCCTCGATCGCCGAGAACGCGTTCTACGTCAACGGCCTCAACGTCACCGACTTCTACAACCGCAACGGTTTCTCCGAGGCACCGTTCGCGTTCTACGACCAGTTCCAGGTCAAGACCGGCGGCTACTCGGTCGAGTTCGGCCGCACCACCGGCGGTGTGGTCAACGCGGTGGTGCGTTCGGGCTCCAACGAATTCAAGGGCGGCATGGAGATCACCCTGGAACCGGGCAACTGGCATTCGCGCGCCGATGACCACTACGACGCCAGCGGCCGGCGCTACCTCACCGCCAGCCGCGACCAGGACTCGCTGGTGAAGACCAACGTCTGGGCCTCCGGCCCGATCGTCAAGGACAAGCTGTTCATCTTCGCCATGTACGAGGCGCGCGGCAGCAGCCCGCGCAACACCAACAACGCCGGCACCACGCTGACTTCCAACAACTCGCACACCGGCTTCTGGGGCACCACCATCGACTGGAACATCACCGGCAGCAACGTGCTGCAGCTGATGGCGTTCTCCGACAAGAACAAGAACACCGGCGACGTCTACGGCTACGACTACGACACCAACACCACCGGCACCCGCACCAACCAGGTCTTCACCGACACCGGCGGCAAGAACTGGGCATTGACCTGGACCAGCTACCTCACCAACGACCTGTCGATGAAGCTGATGACCGGTCGCAACGAGCGCGAGGCGTTCACCCACTCGCAGCTGGACATCGACTGCAACTACGTCGCGGCCAACAACGCCTTCAGGCGGCTGCACGACCCCGGCGTGCGGCTGGGCTGCACCAGCAGTTCCTCCGTGTACAAGCGCAACGACACCCGCAAGCAGGCGCGTGCCGACTTCGAGTGGACGCTGGGCGACCACCTGGTGCGCTTCGGCTACGACCACGAGAACGACACCTCCGACTACAGCCGCCACTACGCCGGACCGGGTGCGTACTACTACAACCTGTACGCCGCCAGCGCCGGCTCCACCATCTCCAACGGCGGCGTGGTGCCGGCCGGCTACGACGCCTACGTGCGCGCGCGGCGCTATGAGATCGCCGGCACCTTCACCACCAAGAACGCCGCGTACTACATCGAGGACAACTGGCAGCTCACGCCCAACCTGGTGATCAACGCCGGCGTGCGCAACGACAGCTTCGACAACCAGGACGCCGCCGGCCGCAGCTACATCAAGATGAGCCGGCAGATCGCGCCACGGCTGGGCTTCTCCTGGGACATGAAGGGCGACGGCAGCACCAAGCTGTTTGGCAACCTCGGCCGCTACTACCTGCCGGTGGCCAACGTGATCAACATCAAGCAGGCCGGCGGCCTGCTCGACGAGCGCACCTACTACGCGTTCGCCGGCTGGGAGTACAAGACCCTCAACGGCGTGCAGTACGCTGTCCCGAAGCTCGGGCCGCAAATCGGCGCGGTCGACAATTCGCAGGGCGACGGCACCGTGGGCGACCTGCGTTCCGAGGTCGACAAGAACATGGACCCGGTCTACCAGGACGAGGCGATCCTGGGCTTCCAGCAGCTGATCACGTCGCAGTGGTCGTGGGGCGTCAGCGCCACCTACCGGCGCCTGCACAACGCGATCGACGACATGGAGATCACCGCCACCCCGCAGTGCGGCGGCAACGGCTACATCGGCTGGGTGATGGCCAACCCAGGCAAGAACGTCACCGTGTGGGGCGACACCCACTGCACCGGCACCGCCGACGGCTGGGTCACCATCGATACCTCCAAGCAAGGCTGGGCGATGTACGACGCCTCCGGCAATTATCTCGGCCAGCGCGGCTGGGTGAAGCCGAAGCGAACCTACGCCGCCGTCGAGCTGCAGTTGAACCGCGCGTGGGACGAGAAATGGGCGATGAACGCCTCGTACACGATGTCGTGGAACCGCGGCAACGCGGAAGGCCCGGTCAACTCGGATACCGACTTCGACGACACCGGCCGCACCGAGAACTTCGACGATCCGTGGGTGAACCTGGGCGGCAACGGCTACCTGCCGAACGACCGCCGCCACCAGTTCAAGCTGCGCGGCACCTATGCGCTCACCCCGCACTGGCAGCTGGGCGCCGATGTGAACGCCGCCTCCGGCGGCCCGATCACCGGCTTCGGCGTAGGCAACCCCTACGACGCCACCAACTACCACAGCTACTTCATCTGCGTGCAGAACTGCGACTCGCCGGTATCCGAGAACCGCGTCTACCAGCGCTCGCCGCGCGGCAAGTACGGCCGCCTGCCGTGGACCTTCACGCTCAACGCCGGCATCAGCTACATCCTGCCGTTCGAAGGCGGCGAGTTCCGGGTCAAGCTGGCCGTCTACAACCTGCTCAACCAGAAGCACACCACCGCGGTGGACCAGGATCTGCAGACGTCCATCTCCAACTCCACCAGCGACACGTTCCGCCAGCCGCTGGGCTTCCAGTCGCCGCGGTTCACCCAGCTGACGATGTCCGTCAACTTCTGA
- the lysA gene encoding diaminopimelate decarboxylase: MPTQTTNRPAAQETARETDGAPGMFDGVDLRQLAERIATPFHAYSASAIRQRIDELQAALAGLDAAICFAVKANPNLAILQLMANAGVGADIVSVGELRRALNAGIPAERIVFSGVGKSADEIAGALNVGIMHFNVESLDELHTLQRLAKAQEVTARAAMRINPDVDAQTHARISTGKSENKFGVSIDEARRWFAGRKALTHVQLDGLHVHIGSQILSLDPFRLALQRVAAFWRELEQAGHPVNSIDVGGGLGVCYRAGVDRPLAATDYVGVIRAALAGFRGRLLLEPGRWLVAEAGVLLTRVLRIKQGAERRFLVLDAAMNDLQRPSLYDAWHDIVPVADEPRPPATYDIVGPVCETGDTFARARELPECSAGDLLLIRATGAYGASMASSYNSRTLAAEVLLDQGRYAVVRRRQHFEEMIAGEQPARNWETA; the protein is encoded by the coding sequence ATGCCCACGCAGACGACGAACCGCCCGGCAGCGCAGGAAACCGCCCGGGAAACGGACGGTGCCCCCGGCATGTTCGACGGCGTCGACCTGCGGCAACTGGCCGAACGCATCGCCACCCCCTTTCATGCCTACTCCGCCAGCGCGATCCGCCAGCGCATCGACGAACTCCAGGCCGCGCTGGCCGGCCTCGACGCCGCCATCTGCTTCGCGGTCAAGGCCAACCCGAACCTCGCCATCCTGCAATTGATGGCGAACGCCGGCGTCGGCGCCGACATCGTCTCGGTCGGCGAACTGCGCCGCGCGCTCAACGCCGGCATCCCGGCCGAGCGCATCGTGTTTTCCGGCGTCGGCAAGAGCGCCGACGAGATCGCCGGCGCGTTGAACGTCGGCATCATGCACTTCAACGTCGAATCGCTGGACGAGCTGCACACCCTGCAGCGCCTCGCGAAAGCGCAAGAGGTGACCGCGCGTGCCGCAATGCGCATCAACCCCGACGTGGACGCGCAGACCCACGCGAGGATCTCCACCGGCAAATCGGAAAACAAGTTCGGCGTCAGCATCGACGAGGCACGCCGCTGGTTCGCCGGCCGCAAGGCGCTGACCCACGTGCAGCTCGACGGCCTGCACGTGCACATTGGCTCGCAGATCCTCAGCCTCGACCCGTTCCGCCTCGCGCTGCAGCGGGTCGCCGCGTTCTGGCGCGAACTCGAACAGGCCGGCCATCCGGTCAACAGCATCGACGTGGGCGGCGGTCTCGGCGTGTGCTACCGCGCCGGCGTGGACCGGCCACTCGCTGCCACCGATTACGTCGGCGTGATCCGCGCCGCGCTGGCCGGCTTCCGCGGCCGCCTGCTGCTGGAGCCGGGCCGCTGGCTGGTGGCCGAGGCTGGCGTGCTGCTGACCCGCGTGCTGCGCATCAAGCAAGGCGCCGAGCGGCGCTTCCTGGTGCTGGACGCGGCGATGAACGATCTGCAGCGGCCCAGCCTGTACGACGCCTGGCACGACATCGTGCCGGTCGCGGACGAACCGCGCCCGCCGGCTACCTACGACATCGTCGGCCCGGTCTGCGAAACCGGCGATACTTTCGCTCGGGCGCGCGAGCTGCCCGAGTGCTCGGCGGGCGACCTCTTGCTGATCAGGGCCACCGGCGCGTACGGTGCGTCGATGGCGTCCAGCTACAACTCGCGGACGCTGGCGGCCGAGGTCCTGCTCGACCAGGGCCGCTATGCCGTGGTGCGCCGTCGCCAGCACTTCGAGGAAATGATCGCCGGCGAGCAGCCGGCGCGGAACTGGGAAACCGCATGA